One window of the Cryptomeria japonica chromosome 7, Sugi_1.0, whole genome shotgun sequence genome contains the following:
- the LOC131067256 gene encoding uncharacterized protein LOC131067256 has product MPPSALSRLISQEIEYPMLFQLQNTITGCISHCGVLEFVAEEGIIYMPLWMMENMLLQPGDIVKLKHTTLPKGTSLKLQPHTKNLLDISNPKAFLEVSLRNFSCLTTGDTIKLDYNNTIYCINIVETKPESAISVFDADVAPPLDYKEPERLPLNPANICTTATSARSTRETTTSTEHEEKSQCRFTGFTGVGRRLNGKPVSPKSPKVKSARSRSPSRAPIRKPGKLVFGDKTYQTHAVAMESGKVAAQKSEKESEEAEKFKPFTGKKYSLKD; this is encoded by the coding sequence ATGCCTCCTTCTGCTCTTTCTCGTCTGATATCTCAAGAAATAGAGTATCCAATGCTTTTCCAGCTTCAGAATACCATCACAGGTTGCATCTCACACTGTGGAGTACTTGAATTCGTGGCTGAGGAGGGTATCATTTATATGCCACTTTGGATGATGGAAAATATGCTTCTACAACCAGGAGATATAGTCAAATTGAAGCATACCACTCTTCCAAAGGGAACGAGTTTGAAATTGCAGCCCCACACAAAGAATTTATTAGACATATCCAACCCAAAAGCTTTCTTGGAGGTTTCTCTGAGGAACTTCTCTTGTTTGACCACAGGGGATACCATTAAGTTAGATTATAACAACACCATATATTGTATAAATATAGTGGAAACAAAACCTGAATCTGCCATAAGTGTGTTTGACGCAGACGTTGCTCCTCCTCTTGATTACAAAGAACCTGAAAGGCTGCCATTAAATCCTGCTAATATCTGCACTACTGCAACTAGTGCAAGATCAACAAGAGAAACTACTACATCTACAGAGCATGAAGAAAAATCTCAATGCAGATTTACTGGTTTCACTGGAGTTGGAAGGCGTCTGAATGGAAAACCTGTATCACCCAAAAGTCCGAAAGTTAAATCAGCAAGGTCAAGATCCCCTTCAAGAGCTCCAATACGTAAACCAGGTAAGCTTGTATTTGGTGACAAGACCTATCAAACCCATGCAGTTGCTATGGAATCTGGAAAGGTCGCGGCACAGAAAAGTGAAAAGGAAAGTGAAGAAGCTGAAAAGTTCAAACCTTTTACTGGCAAAAAGTATTCTTTAAAAGATTGA